From a region of the Leptospira kmetyi serovar Malaysia str. Bejo-Iso9 genome:
- the leuC gene encoding 3-isopropylmalate dehydratase large subunit, producing MKTMFEKIWEDHLVGELDAGSYLIYIDRHLIHEVTSPQAFEGLKLAGRKVRRPEATFATMDHNVSTRTRDLSLADPISAIQMQTLKKNCDENGIRLYDFQNPDQGIIHVIAPEMGLTHPGMTIVCGDSHTSTHGAFGALAFGIGTSEVEHVLATQTLVQKRAKTMEIRVDGKLSDKVTAKDIILAIIGKIGTAGATGYVIEYRGSAIQALSMEARMTICNMSIEAGARAGLIAPDEITFNYIKGKDFAPKGAEWDLAVKKWKHYVTDEGAKFDTTVILHADEIAPMVTWGTSPSQVVSVKGTVPSPNDATDAIDKIGIESALKYMGLTPGEKIEDITINKVFIGSCTNSRIEDLRAAAATIKGKQVSSKVQAIVVPGSGRVKRQAEQEGLDKIFTAAGFEWRNPGCSMCLAMNDDVLEPGDRCASTSNRNFEGRQGKGGRTHLVGPEMAAAAAIEGRFVDIRNWK from the coding sequence ATGAAGACAATGTTCGAAAAAATCTGGGAAGACCATCTGGTTGGAGAACTGGATGCGGGATCGTATCTAATCTATATCGATCGTCATCTCATTCACGAAGTTACAAGCCCCCAGGCATTCGAAGGACTCAAACTCGCGGGCAGAAAAGTCCGCCGTCCCGAGGCGACTTTCGCCACAATGGATCATAACGTTTCCACACGCACTCGGGATCTTAGCCTCGCCGATCCGATTTCCGCGATTCAAATGCAGACCTTAAAAAAGAACTGCGACGAAAACGGAATCCGTCTTTACGACTTTCAAAATCCGGATCAAGGAATCATTCACGTGATCGCTCCCGAGATGGGTCTGACTCATCCCGGTATGACGATCGTTTGCGGAGATTCTCATACTTCCACACACGGCGCGTTCGGCGCTCTCGCTTTCGGAATCGGAACGAGCGAAGTGGAACACGTTCTCGCGACTCAGACCCTCGTTCAAAAAAGAGCGAAGACGATGGAGATTCGCGTGGATGGAAAACTTTCCGACAAGGTGACCGCAAAGGACATTATTCTCGCGATCATCGGTAAAATCGGAACCGCGGGCGCGACCGGTTATGTGATCGAGTATCGCGGCTCCGCGATCCAAGCCCTCAGCATGGAAGCGAGAATGACGATCTGCAACATGTCGATCGAAGCGGGTGCAAGAGCGGGGCTCATCGCTCCGGATGAAATCACGTTCAATTATATCAAAGGAAAAGATTTCGCGCCGAAAGGAGCGGAATGGGATCTCGCGGTGAAGAAGTGGAAACACTACGTGACCGACGAAGGCGCGAAGTTCGATACGACCGTAATTCTTCACGCGGACGAAATCGCACCGATGGTGACTTGGGGAACTTCTCCGAGCCAAGTCGTTTCCGTAAAAGGAACCGTTCCGAGTCCGAACGATGCAACGGACGCGATCGACAAAATCGGAATCGAATCCGCGCTCAAATACATGGGTTTGACTCCGGGCGAGAAGATCGAAGACATTACGATCAATAAGGTATTTATCGGTTCCTGCACCAATTCCAGAATCGAAGACTTGAGAGCGGCGGCCGCGACGATCAAGGGAAAACAAGTTTCTTCCAAAGTGCAAGCGATCGTGGTCCCCGGATCGGGAAGGGTCAAACGCCAAGCGGAACAGGAAGGTCTGGATAAGATCTTTACCGCGGCCGGTTTTGAATGGAGAAACCCGGGTTGTTCCATGTGTCTCGCGATGAACGACGACGTTCTCGAACCGGGAGATCGTTGCGCGTCCACTTCGAACAGAAACTTCGAAGGTCGTCAGGGAAAGGGCGGAAGAACGCATCTCGTCGGACCGGAAATGGCGGCGGCCGCGGCGATCGAAGGACGATTCGTAGACATCCGAAACTGGAAATAA
- a CDS encoding FHA domain-containing protein: MGYAVLLTLILFCSPLFAQKSPFVMEDADSSSFPSVQLFIRDKKQFPMERENFLIRESRGSETRTVLRPRVLRKEGSRPVHSVFLVQSGTSLEENNFNTRFLQKVVQASGEEDHFSFIFFSDDLLVVEKDLDRQAALAKARVPGSLSNRNTGTNLDLVFQKVNAILTRESYLSLLVSDNDYKLPPGLRQGLSTGGLPLQVIGRRNFSNFELVRIYGGEFYDVESQDFLSKFLTDLEYFHKHPAEVRYDSPFQNDFWKGDGDFIRGDWESSQGGKFTYTYKPGVAKQLRFVFLSPGVFLPTIGFLLILTLIGLILLFRREKGESEESPDPVSGEAERRFHARGEEREVYQRMYGDQFHSSPYANPEGVYVSRSLPVSETEFDAAEAYDLATLIQKEGRSPGKQVPIRKAETTLGNGEFSDVLVADPGVSKLHARIRKIKNRFVLYDLISDGGTYLNGKKILRPRVLYDFDEISLGKTVYVFRAR; the protein is encoded by the coding sequence ATGGGTTATGCCGTTCTCCTAACACTGATTTTATTTTGTTCTCCGCTTTTTGCGCAGAAGTCTCCGTTCGTGATGGAAGACGCGGACTCTTCGTCCTTTCCGAGCGTACAACTTTTCATACGGGATAAAAAACAATTTCCGATGGAAAGGGAGAATTTTCTGATCCGAGAATCCAGAGGATCGGAAACAAGAACCGTTTTACGACCTCGCGTTCTTCGTAAGGAAGGAAGTCGTCCGGTACATTCCGTTTTTTTGGTTCAATCGGGAACCTCGCTCGAAGAGAATAATTTCAACACTCGTTTCCTGCAAAAAGTCGTTCAGGCTTCCGGAGAAGAGGACCATTTCAGTTTTATCTTTTTTTCGGACGATCTTCTCGTGGTCGAAAAGGATTTGGACAGACAAGCCGCGCTCGCAAAAGCGAGAGTGCCCGGTTCGCTTAGCAATCGAAATACGGGAACGAACCTCGATCTAGTATTCCAAAAAGTGAATGCGATTTTAACGAGAGAATCATATCTTTCTCTTCTTGTTTCCGACAACGATTACAAACTTCCGCCCGGACTCAGACAAGGATTGTCCACAGGCGGTTTGCCCTTACAAGTGATCGGCCGACGCAACTTCTCCAACTTCGAACTCGTTCGGATTTACGGCGGAGAATTTTACGACGTCGAGTCTCAGGATTTTCTCTCCAAGTTCTTAACGGATTTGGAATACTTTCACAAACATCCGGCGGAAGTCCGGTATGATTCTCCCTTTCAAAACGATTTTTGGAAAGGAGACGGGGATTTTATCCGAGGCGATTGGGAATCTTCCCAGGGCGGAAAATTCACTTATACCTACAAACCCGGAGTCGCCAAACAACTTCGATTCGTCTTTTTAAGTCCCGGTGTTTTTCTTCCTACGATCGGATTTCTTCTCATTCTCACCTTGATCGGATTGATCCTTTTGTTCCGACGCGAAAAGGGAGAATCCGAAGAAAGCCCGGATCCGGTCTCAGGAGAAGCCGAGCGAAGATTTCACGCACGGGGGGAAGAACGGGAAGTCTATCAAAGAATGTACGGGGATCAGTTCCATTCTTCCCCGTACGCAAATCCCGAAGGGGTTTATGTTTCCCGTTCCTTGCCCGTGAGCGAAACCGAATTCGATGCGGCGGAAGCCTACGATCTTGCGACTCTGATTCAAAAAGAAGGAAGATCACCCGGAAAACAGGTTCCGATCCGTAAGGCCGAAACTACGCTTGGCAACGGAGAATTTTCGGACGTGCTCGTTGCCGATCCGGGAGTGAGCAAACTCCACGCAAGAATTCGCAAAATCAAAAACCGTTTTGTGTTGTATGATTTGATTTCCGACGGGGGAACCTATTTAAACGGAAAGAAAATTCTCAGGCCGCGCGTGTTGTATGATTTCGACGAGATCAGCCTCGGGAAAACGGTCTACGTTTTTCGCGCCCGATAA
- a CDS encoding dipeptide/oligopeptide/nickel ABC transporter ATP-binding protein yields the protein MVNSPVIEISNLKVSTPGHHILKGIDFTLNPGEVHCIVGESGSGKSTFASCLLGMTDKELFQRSDRFSLLGQDSRYLTEREWQTLRGKKIALVPQNPVWGFHPYRKTGSQIVEAFSLTNPEIAEKKKILPLLESIQIADPRKAFDSLPSRLSGGERQRILILLAVYSGAGIVVADEPTAALDPISEAEVLKLLMKFRKEKGLSLIFITHEIPIVKALADTISILYQGDWAEVLKKPTRGEWILRSDYGKKLFEQGT from the coding sequence TTGGTAAATTCTCCCGTAATCGAAATTTCCAATCTCAAGGTTTCCACGCCCGGTCATCATATTCTGAAAGGAATCGATTTCACTCTGAATCCGGGCGAGGTTCATTGTATCGTGGGAGAATCGGGAAGCGGAAAGTCCACGTTCGCATCCTGTCTTCTGGGAATGACGGATAAGGAACTCTTTCAGAGGTCCGATCGTTTTTCGTTGTTAGGTCAGGATTCCCGTTATCTGACCGAAAGAGAATGGCAAACCCTGCGCGGAAAAAAAATCGCCTTGGTTCCACAAAATCCGGTCTGGGGATTTCATCCGTATCGAAAAACGGGATCTCAGATCGTGGAGGCGTTTTCCTTAACAAACCCGGAGATCGCGGAAAAAAAGAAGATTCTTCCCTTACTCGAATCGATTCAGATCGCCGATCCGCGAAAAGCGTTCGATTCCCTTCCGAGCCGTCTTTCCGGAGGAGAAAGGCAAAGAATTCTCATCCTCCTCGCCGTGTATTCGGGCGCGGGAATCGTAGTCGCGGACGAACCGACGGCCGCCCTGGATCCCATCAGCGAAGCCGAGGTTCTCAAACTATTGATGAAATTCAGAAAGGAAAAGGGACTTTCTCTCATTTTTATCACGCACGAAATCCCAATCGTGAAGGCATTGGCCGATACTATAAGTATCCTCTATCAAGGGGATTGGGCCGAAGTTCTTAAAAAACCGACTCGGGGCGAGTGGATTCTCCGATCCGACTACGGAAAAAAACTGTTTGAACAAGGGACCTGA